CAGATCCAGCAGGGCGTCCGCAACGGCGCTCCGCGCCAGTTCGGCTGGATGGGCGCCTTCGGCATCATGGTCACGGTCGTCTGGCTCTACGTCGAGATCCTGCGCATCATCGCGATCGTCCGCAGCAACTGATCACGATGATCAGCTGATCAGAGACCTCGTCGAGAGGCCCGTCTCCCCGGGGGAGGCGGGCCTCTTGCCATACCCGGGGAGGTGCGCGCAAGGGGGTGTCCTCGCGGATGGTCGAACGGCATAGTCATCTGCGAGACCCGACACCACGGGTATTCGCAACACAAAGGAGCAGACCATGAGTTTCCTCGGATTCCTTCTTCTCGGCCTCATCGCCGGCGCCATCGCCAAGCTGATCCTCCCGGGCAAGCAGGGCGGCGGCTGGATCGTCACGCTCCTGCTCGGCGTGGTCGGCGCCTTCCTGGGCGGCTGGCTCGGATCCGTCATCTTCGGTGTGGGCCTGGAGGAGTTCTGGAGCCTGCAGACCTGGCTCCTCGCGATCGGCGGCGCCATCGTCGTGCTGCTGATCTACGGCCTGATCGTCGGCCGCGGCAGCAAGGCTCGCAACTGAGCGGATACTGACGCCCGCACAGCACCCCAGAGACCCGTCCCTCCGGCAGCATCAGCTGCCGGAGGGGCGGGTCATCTTTCGTGTCCGTGCGCCTTCCGATCCAGCAGCGCTCTCTCCCGGTCATTTCCGGCCAGCCCCGCTGCCACGGCGAACTCGCTCCGCGCCTCCTCCTCGCGCCCGAGACGCAGGAGCAGCTCGCCGCGCGTCGCGGGCAGCAGATGGTAGCCGCGCAGCACGCCCGACGACGACAGCTGGTCGATGATGCGCAACGCCGATGCCGGGCCCGTGGCCATCGCCACCGCGGCCGCACGGTTCAGCTCGACCACAGGTGAGGGGGCGATGCGTCCCAGCGCTTCGTAGAGCAGCACGATCCGGTCCCAGTCGGTGTCGTCGACGGATGCCGCGACGGCATGGCACTCGGCGATCGCTGCCTGCAGGCTGTAGGCGCCGCGACCGCGACCGACGGCATCCGCCGCAGCGAGAGCCGCACGACCCCGCGAGATGCGGCTGCGATCCCAGCGGCGCCGGTCCTGATCGGCCAGCAGCACGGGGTCGCCGTTCGCGTCCACCCGAGCGGCGAACCGTGCCGCCGTCAGCTCCATGAGCGCGAGCAGGCCGTGCACGTCGGGCTCGCCGGGCATCAGCGCCGCCAGCACTCTGCCGAGCCGGATCGCCTCGTCGCTGAGCTCCGGCCGCATCAGGTCCGGGCCGCTCGACGCGGCGTGCGCCTCGTTGAAGATCAGATAGAGCACCCCCAGGACGGCTCCGAGGCGCTGCGCGTGCTCCTCGCGGGGCGGCACCTCGAACGGGGCGTTCGCGGCGGCGAGCGTCTTCTTCGCACGGACGATCCGCTGCTGCACGGTCGCCGTCGGCACGAGGAACGCGCGGGCGATCTCCTCGCTCGACAGACCGGCGACGACGCGCAGGGTGAGTGCGACCTGCGCCTCCTTCGAGAGCACCGGGTGACAGGCGATGAAGATCAGGCGCAGGACGTCGTCGTCGACGGCATCCGGATCCCACAGCATGTCCCCCGCTTCCGCCTGCTCCCGCTCCAGGTCGTGGGCGAGCAGCGCGACGCGCTCGTCGAGCCGCTCGCGACGGCGCCACCCGTCGATGGCCTTGCGCTTCGCGACCGCGGTGAGCCAGGCCGCCGCGTTGCGCGGAACTCCCTCGACGGGCCACTGCCGCAGCGCGTCGACGAGCGCCTCCTGCGCGAGATCCTCCGCCAGGCCGAAGTCGCCGACGATGCGGGTGAGGGCTCCGACGATGCGCGCGGATTCGATGCGCCAGACGGCGGCGACGGCGCGCTCCGTCGACCCCTGATCGGGGGCGGAACGCGCCGTCTCGCTGCGCGGGGAGTCGTCCATCACTGCTGTGCGCGCTGCGCCTGCTCGTCGCGCCAGCCCTCTTCCTTCTGGATCCACTCGTTGTCGGCGGGGAAGTCGGACATGTCGGTGACGCGGCGCACCTCGAGGAAGGAGCCGGGTCCGAGGGGTGCGCGGCTCGCCCACTCGGCAGCCTCCTCGCGACTGGAGACCTCGATGATCCAGAACCCGTTGAAGAGCTCCTTGGTCTCGCCGTAGGGGCCGTCAGTGATCAGGGGCGTCTCGGCGCTGAAGTCGACGACGAATCCCTCGGCGGCGTCGGTGAGGCCTTCACCCGCGGCCAGCACGCCGGCCTTGATCATGGACTCGTTGTACTTCCCCATCGCCTCGATGACCTCTTCGAACGGCATCTCCTTGAAGGACTCCACCGCTTCGTCGGTCGCGCGCATGATGAGCATGTACTTCATGATGTTCTCCTTGTTCGAGGGGCCGTCTCTCGACCCTCTCATCACAGACGTCGAACGGGAATGCCCCGGATCGACATCCTCGGGAGATTTTCTCGAGATTCTCTCTCGAGGCCGTTCCGGTCGCGCGCGGAGCTCAGCGACGCGAAGGACGCGATACCGCGTCCCGGATCACCGCGGCGAGAGCGGCGAGGGAGTGCTCGGGGTTCCAGGCCGCTGCGACCGCGGGGGCCTCGGCGCTGAGCCGCGCGCGCCACTCGTCGTCAGTGAGCACGCGCCGCAGGGCGTCGCCCAGGGCCTCGACGTCGCCGCCGGGGACCAGGACTCCCCCGCCCTGCTGCAGCACGTCACGGATGCCGTAGCGCACGTCGTAGGCGATGACGGGCGCACCATGCAGCAGCGCCTCGACCACTCCGAGCGGCTGGCCTTCGAACGCCGTGGACGTCACGACGACGGACGCACGATCGAGCACCCGCCCCGGGTCGTCGGTGTAGCCCGCGAGCAGGATCCGCTCCCCCGCATCGAGCTCGTCGAGCAGGGTCTGGATCTTCTCGTGCTCGGCTCCCTCGCCCCAGATCTCCAGCCGGGCGCCCGGAACATCGGCGGCGAGGAATGCGCGGATCGCCTGATCGACGCGCTTGGCGGGAGCGAGCCGCCCGAGCACGACGACCAGGCCGTCTTCGCGCAGGTCATCCCGCCGCTCGACCGGTGTGATGGGGTTGGGGACGACGACGTGCCGCGCCGCGTCGCCGAACCGGGCCACCACGTCGTCGCGCTGCGTCTCGGTCGGCCACACGACCGCGTCGAACCGGTCGGCCAGCGCGAGCCAGCGCTTCCAGAACACGCTCATCGGCGCATCCGGCGTGTACGGCGCCTCGAGGTGGATGGTGTGGATCGGGTGGATGATGCGCACACGGGGATCCGACCAGTCCGCGACGAGCTCGCCGAGCTGTCGGGACTCGCAGATCACGACGATGCGGCGGTCGCCGAAGGACGCCGTGACGTGGTCGAGCCACGCACAGTACAGCCCGCGGAACCCGCGGACACCGCCCACGACCTCCCCCGATGCATCGTGGATCAGCACGGGCTGCTCGGTGAGATGCCAGTCGGGATTCCCGGGGATGACCGGCAGCGCCGCGAACGGGCGGCCGTCGGCGTCGTCGAGCACCCGGTACTCGATGCCGGGCTCGGGTGCCGCCGCAGCATCCGCCGCCGCGAGGAGCCAGGCCGCCGCTCCCCCGCCGGGCGCGGCCGCCTCGTCGAAGAGATTGCGCATCCGCGACAGGTCGGTCAGCTCGCCGTGCTCGGCGAAGAACGCCCGGTGCTCCGCGTGCGCGGCCGCCGTACCGGGATCGAAGGTGAGCAGCTGCGGCCCACAGCCGTCGGCGACGCCGGCACGGGCCAGCTGCCGGGCGCGGGCGAGCGAGGCGATCGTGTATCCGCCGTCCCGGCCCGGGATCAGACGGCTGGACAGCACCAGGTACTCGGCGTCGGGGAGCTCCCCGGCCGCCGTATCCGGGGACACGGCGTCCCCTACTCCCACTCGATCGTTCCCGGCGGCTTCGACGTCACGTCGAGCACGACGCGGTTCACGTCGCGGACGCCGTTCGTGATGCGGTTCGAGATCTTCGACAGCACGTCGTACGGCAGGCGCGTCCAGTCGGCCGTCATGGCGTCTTCGCTGGAGACCGGACGCAGCACGATCGGGTGACCGTAGGTGCGGCCGTCGCCCTGCACGCCGACCGAGCGCACGTCGGCGAGGAGCACGACGGGGCACTGCCAGATCTCCTGGTCGAGGCCCGCCTTGGTGAGCTCCTCGCGGGCGATGGCATCGGCCTCGCGCAGGATCTCGAGACGATCGGCAGTGACCTCGCCGATGATGCGGATGCCGAGACCGGGGCCGGGGAACGGCTGGCGGCCGACGATCGCCTCGGGGATGCCGAGCTCACGGCCGATCGCGCGGACCTCGTCCTTGAACAGCGCGCGCAGCGGCTCGATGAGCTCGAAGTCGAGGTCGTCGGGAAGTCCGCCCACGTTGTGGTGCGACTTGATGTTCGCGGTGCCCGCTCCGCCGCCGGACTCGACGACGTCGGGGTACAGCGTCCCCTGCACGAGGAACTTCACGGGAGCGCCGCCCGAGGCCTTCGCCTCGGCGACGAGGTCGAGCTGCACCTTCTCGAACGCGCGGATGAACTCGCGGCCGATGATCTTGCGCTTCTCCTCGGGGTCGGTGACCCCCTTGAGGTGACCGAGGAAGGTGTCGGCGGCATCGACCGTGATGAGTCGGACGCCGGTGGATTCGACGTAGTCCTTCTCGACCTGCTCGCGCTCGCCCTTGCGGAGGAGCCCATGGTCGACGAACACGGCGGTCAGCTGGTCGCCGATCGCCTTGTGCACGAGAGCCGTCGACACCGCGGAGTCGACGCCGCCGGAGAGGGCCGAGATGACGCGGGCGTCGCCGACCTGCTCGCGGATGCGCTCGATCTGCTCGGCGATCACATTGCCGCTGTTCCAGTCGGAGGCGAGACCGGCGCCCTTGTGCAGGAAGTTCTCCAGCACGCGCTGGCCGTGGTCCGAGTGCTTGACCTCGGGATGCCACTGCACGCCGTAGAAGCCGCGCTCCTCGTTCGCGAACGCCGCGACCTTGGTGGCGTCGGTGGTCGCGAGGAC
This genomic interval from Microbacterium sp. LWH11-1.2 contains the following:
- a CDS encoding GlsB/YeaQ/YmgE family stress response membrane protein is translated as MSFLGFLLLGLIAGAIAKLILPGKQGGGWIVTLLLGVVGAFLGGWLGSVIFGVGLEEFWSLQTWLLAIGGAIVVLLIYGLIVGRGSKARN
- a CDS encoding RNA polymerase sigma factor — protein: MDDSPRSETARSAPDQGSTERAVAAVWRIESARIVGALTRIVGDFGLAEDLAQEALVDALRQWPVEGVPRNAAAWLTAVAKRKAIDGWRRRERLDERVALLAHDLEREQAEAGDMLWDPDAVDDDVLRLIFIACHPVLSKEAQVALTLRVVAGLSSEEIARAFLVPTATVQQRIVRAKKTLAAANAPFEVPPREEHAQRLGAVLGVLYLIFNEAHAASSGPDLMRPELSDEAIRLGRVLAALMPGEPDVHGLLALMELTAARFAARVDANGDPVLLADQDRRRWDRSRISRGRAALAAADAVGRGRGAYSLQAAIAECHAVAASVDDTDWDRIVLLYEALGRIAPSPVVELNRAAAVAMATGPASALRIIDQLSSSGVLRGYHLLPATRGELLLRLGREEEARSEFAVAAGLAGNDRERALLDRKAHGHER
- a CDS encoding YciI family protein, with amino-acid sequence MKYMLIMRATDEAVESFKEMPFEEVIEAMGKYNESMIKAGVLAAGEGLTDAAEGFVVDFSAETPLITDGPYGETKELFNGFWIIEVSSREEAAEWASRAPLGPGSFLEVRRVTDMSDFPADNEWIQKEEGWRDEQAQRAQQ
- a CDS encoding glycosyltransferase, translating into MSPDTAAGELPDAEYLVLSSRLIPGRDGGYTIASLARARQLARAGVADGCGPQLLTFDPGTAAAHAEHRAFFAEHGELTDLSRMRNLFDEAAAPGGGAAAWLLAAADAAAAPEPGIEYRVLDDADGRPFAALPVIPGNPDWHLTEQPVLIHDASGEVVGGVRGFRGLYCAWLDHVTASFGDRRIVVICESRQLGELVADWSDPRVRIIHPIHTIHLEAPYTPDAPMSVFWKRWLALADRFDAVVWPTETQRDDVVARFGDAARHVVVPNPITPVERRDDLREDGLVVVLGRLAPAKRVDQAIRAFLAADVPGARLEIWGEGAEHEKIQTLLDELDAGERILLAGYTDDPGRVLDRASVVVTSTAFEGQPLGVVEALLHGAPVIAYDVRYGIRDVLQQGGGVLVPGGDVEALGDALRRVLTDDEWRARLSAEAPAVAAAWNPEHSLAALAAVIRDAVSRPSRR
- the guaA gene encoding glutamine-hydrolyzing GMP synthase gives rise to the protein MTEHSETEQRPALVVDFGAQYAQLIARRVREAGVYSEIVPHTATAEEIAAKNPVAIILSGGPSSVYEEGAPRLDPAVFDLGVPTLGICYGFQYMAQTLGGEVAHTGLREYGATDAVISGDGGTLLGGQPAEQNVWMSHGDQVAKAPEGFEVLATTDATKVAAFANEERGFYGVQWHPEVKHSDHGQRVLENFLHKGAGLASDWNSGNVIAEQIERIREQVGDARVISALSGGVDSAVSTALVHKAIGDQLTAVFVDHGLLRKGEREQVEKDYVESTGVRLITVDAADTFLGHLKGVTDPEEKRKIIGREFIRAFEKVQLDLVAEAKASGGAPVKFLVQGTLYPDVVESGGGAGTANIKSHHNVGGLPDDLDFELIEPLRALFKDEVRAIGRELGIPEAIVGRQPFPGPGLGIRIIGEVTADRLEILREADAIAREELTKAGLDQEIWQCPVVLLADVRSVGVQGDGRTYGHPIVLRPVSSEDAMTADWTRLPYDVLSKISNRITNGVRDVNRVVLDVTSKPPGTIEWE